A single window of Bombus pascuorum chromosome 1, iyBomPasc1.1, whole genome shotgun sequence DNA harbors:
- the LOC132916183 gene encoding YY1-associated factor 2, translating into MNHSGSGKRQAKVLEENYWDCSVCTYRNTAEAFKCLMCDVRKGTSTRKPRINPQLVAQQVAQQQYVPLLKPGKKEGGSGGSTTSSGKEKDRKLDKPRRKNRHPPRLKNIDRSTAQTNEVTVNNVTVVITEYKPKVKKSSDQSGLSSSASSENGSQHDSNQDSRSLDIGTDA; encoded by the exons ATGAACCATTCGGGAAGTGGAAAACGTCAGGCGAAGGTTTTGGAAGAAAACTATTGGGACTGCAGTGTTTGCACATATAGAAATACAGCAGAAGCATTTAAGTGCCTCATGTGTGACGTCCGTAAAGGAACTTCTACGCGGAAACCCCGTATTAATCCCCAACTTGTGGCACAACAG GTTGCACAGCAACAATATGTACCACTTTTGAAACCTGGAAAGAAGGAAGGTGGAAGTGGGGGTAGTACAACTAGTAGCggtaaagaaaaagatcgtaAATTGGACAAACCAAGGCGTAAAAATAGGCATCCACCTCgtctaaaaaatatagatcGTAGTACGGCTCAGACCAATGAAGTGACAGTGAACAATGTTACTGTCGTTATTACTGAATATAAGCCCAAAGTGAAAAAAAGTTCAGATCAATCTGGTTTGTCTAGCAGTGCTTCTTCTGAAAATGGAAGTCAGCATGATTCTAATCAAGACTCCAGAAGTCTGGATATAGGAACAGATGCTTAG